In Ornithodoros turicata isolate Travis chromosome 1, ASM3712646v1, whole genome shotgun sequence, the DNA window TGGCGGATGGAAACTACCAGGCGTGGAAGTTTAAAATGAAAATGCTGCTGATCAGAGAAGACACCTGGACGTACATTGCGGATGCTGCACCCGAAAGTCCTCCCAGTTCGTGGGTTGCTGGAGATCGTAAAGCCCAGAGTACCATCTGTCTCAGCATCGACGATAGCCAAATAGTGCATGTTTGCAACTGTTCAACGGCAAAGCAGATGTGGGACGAGCTCCGGAAGGTACACGAGAGGGCGAATCTCAGCAACAAGCTCTACCTGCTAAGGCAACTGTACCAATCCAAACTGGACAAGGACGAAGTTATGCAAGGGTACATCAGGCGCACATTGGAATTGGTGGAGCGATTAAGGGACATCGGGCAGGAAACGACTGATTTTCAAGTTTCTGCAATCCTTCTAAGCGGCCTTCCAGAGTCCTATGAGGCGCTCGTCACAGCCCTTGATGCGCGCCCAGATGACGACCTTACTCTGGAGTATGTTAAAGGGAAGCTGGTGGATGAATTTAAACGAAAGCAGGAGTCGGCAGGTTCGACACACGACTCGGAAGCAGCGCTTCAAACTCATTCAAGTTCTAGGACAGCAGCTTCGACAAGAGAGTGCTATTACTGCAAGAAGCTTGGTCACTTCAGGAAGGACTGTCCTGCCTGGAAGGCTCACGGGAAACGTCCGCAGAAACAGCGGAACAGACAGCGGGCTAGGACAGCGGCATTCATCGTCGTCTGAAGTTGCTTTCTTGCTGACGAAAGATTATCCGTCGAAGAACTGGGACTGGTACGTGGACTCCGGCGCCACAAGTCACATGTGTAACGATCGGAACTTCTTCACTGAGAGCTACAGGGACAGGACAGAAGTTGTCACTGTGGCAAACGGGCAACAGGTATCTTCCCAGGGAGTTGGTGACGGCATCCTGGACTGTAGAGTATCCCCATCAGCAGTCAAGAAGGTTCGCGTAAGGAATGTGCTCTACACGTACCCTCCTTGGAGAGCAACCTTCTATCTGTTAAGAAGTTGACGGAGCCCGGCAACGTGGTGCCGTTTAGCGGAGAAGAGCGCACCGTCACAAAGGGCAAGGTTGTCCTTGCGACAGGGAAGATTGACAGTTGAATAAAGACGAGGAGCGTGGAAAGAGGATGGTGAGGCAGGTATATCTGGACACCCTTGCGCTTGTTAGGAGCCCCACTCTCATTGGCATCAGTGTTGTCTCTCGGAGCATCACACACTGCGCTCTGTCATAGGGCTGTGGTAGCGGGTCTTGCATCTTACATCGTGCTCTCCAACCGCTTCTAGGCACTTCCTTCCTACTCTCATACActttcacgtacacacacattcatacagtcATCCTTTTGGCCCTGTATAGTCGCcatacgcatattcctacatacgtgcatatccagttcctgcattagtcatcacacgtcatatatgtcataagtTACTTGGATCTGACTTGGCCTTAGTCcccatcattactgcacagacatagacaaacatctcacgccccttttgtcctggccaatctcccttagtggctcagggccattatctcattggtaaaagaagaagaaggatgaGCGCGCGATGGGGCAGTGGGCTATAGTTCACGAGAATAAATCAGTTTTCGAAACGGCAGCAAGACGAGCGGTCGCGTCCTCACTGCAGTACCCAACACTTTGGTGCCGAAATCCGGGAGGCACCGCTCTCTGCCATGCCAGACGACCTGGACAACCTTAAACGGAAACGAACGGGGACCCGAGCAGCGGTCACCCGCACCACCGCCCATCTTCGCGGGCTGCTGGCCTCAGCAACCCTCTCAGCAGAAGATGTTGAAGTGGACCTGGAATACCTCATCGCTCGCAGAGCTACACTTCAGGAATACGACCAGCAAGTCCTGGCAGCAACAAGCGACGACGGGTACGATGAGGAATTGAACTCAGTTCTGGAGCGCGAGCAGGAGCTCGATGCCGCCATTACCAGAGCCCGGCGAGCGCTTATGCTCGCCTCGCAAGCGGCTGGTACAGCAGGAACGACCAGCGGTTCCTATGTAGCCCCAACTTCCCGGAGTGTTTCATTGCCTAAACTGCAAATCCCGAAGTTCGGAGGCAAGCTGCAAGATTAGGCTCGGTTTTGGGAGCACTTCGAGGCTACGATCCACAGCTGCAGTTCCCTCGCTGCCATCGAGAAATTCAAATATCTTCTGCCGTATGTCACGGACGATGCCAAGCGAGCAATTGATGGAATTCGTCTCACCGGAAACAACTATAAGAGTGCCATCGCTGTCCTCAAGCGACGATTTGGTCGCCCGGATCTTTTAGCCGCGGAGCATATTGATAAATTGCTATCACTCCGCCCAGTACACAGTGCCACAGAGGTGGGTTCCCTGCGGATCTTGTACGACGACGTATCCCGGCACATGCGAGCCGTGGAAGCCCTGTCGATCCCTCGAAGCAGCTACGGCGTCATCCTCTACAGGGTTGTCACCCGGTGTTTACCCGCCGAGCTGTTTGTTCAGTTTCGGCAGAAAGGAAGGGAAGCCGAAGTTGCGAACAGAGACCCCGTATGCGGAGACCCCCCAACGAGGACGTCGACGATGACCCAAGAAGGAAGGGAGACCGAGGCTGCGAGCAGTGGGGACTCCCCTATTAGAGCATCAACAATGAGCCAAGACGTGGACGCCCTTCTTCAGTTCTTGGCCATCCAGATTGAAGCCAGGGAGGAGGCCGCGCTCCATCGACACCGACCCATTCACAAGGATCCAGAAAATGGCGACAGTGTGCCCCTTCCGTCAGCCGCGGCTCTTCCCGCTGCCACAGCTCCAGAGGAGCTGTGGCTGTGTGTGTGGCTGTGTGTGAAACGCACAAACGAGTAGTCCCCCCGCACCGTGCGTCCTGTGCCGTGATACCGGGCACTCAGTTGCAGCGTGTCCAGCTCCGACGGCTCCAGAAGACAAACGCCGACGTCTCCTAGAGGCCCGCCGTTGTTTTCGCTGTGCCAAGCGCTACCATCACGCTCGCCAATGTCGGTCGTCCGCAAGCTTGACCTGTGGAAAGTGCAATGGGCAGCACCTTACGTCGCTTTGCGACATTCAGCCCAGCCCACGCAGTAACGTCAGCGCCGTCGGAATCGCGGAAGCGATTTCGCAAGATGTTCAGTCGATGGCTACGTCTGCACAGGGCATCGTGACGTACCTGCAGACCGCTGTGGCAGAAGCCTCTGGACCGGCAGGAACACTCTGGGTCAGAGTACTATTAGACAACGGCAGCCAACGAACCTTTGTAACAGAGGACCTGACACGAAGGTTAGGGTGCGAAGCGCAGGGTTCCGAAGATCTGGCGATCTTTTCCTTCGGCTCGACACGACGTTCTGCACGTCATACGTGCGCTAAGGTCAGCCTCTCTCTCAGCGGACTACACGAGTCCCAGGACTTGGACGCTCTCACGGTCCCAGATATCTGCAGCTCCCTCAACCCTGCAGTAGGCGGCACTGTTGCAGCACTCTTGCAAGATCATGGCCTAGAACCCGCGCCGACTTCTTGTCCCTCTGACAGCGTCGACAACGTCGACATTCTGGTAGGCGCTGATTATTACTGGCGATTTGTATCCGGCAAAATTGTTCGACTAAGCGAAGACCTGACTGCGGTCGACACGCTCTTCGGATGGACAGTCCAAGGGCCCGCCAACATCTCCTCCCTTGTTTGGGTGTCATCAGTTGTGTCGCTGCTGTGCTGCGCCGAAACAGGCGCTGTTCTAGATCCGACCGAAATGTGGCGGCTTGATGCACTGGGCATCACAGCTCCCGCCAGCAAAGACACAGGAGAAGCCGACCGCATCCTTTTCGAGGAAGACATCAAATTCCAGGAAAACCGATATCAAGTCCCTTTAATGATAAAAGAGCCTGGACTCCCTCTAGAAGCCAACAACAAGATAACAGCAGAAAGGAGATTAAACGCGCAGCTACGACGTTTCCGCACGGCGCCCGACGTCCTTCAGCAGTACGATCAAACTATGCGGGAATATTTCACAGAGGGCCACGCGGAACCTGTCAGAGACCCGGACCCGCCGAGGAACCTGTATTACCTACCTCACCACGCCGTAATACGCAAGGATGCAGTCACCACCAGGATAAGAATCGTATTTGACGCTTCGTCCCATATTCCGGGCCAGCCTTCGCTGAATGACGTCCTGTCGAAGGGTGCAAACATCAACAGTGACTTACTTCATCTGCTGCTGACCTTCCGTTCCTACCCCATTATCCTCACCGCCGACATACGAAAGGCTTACTTGCAGATTCAAATCAATTCAAGAGTGGCGCATGACTAGGGTCCCCTTTGGCGCTTCCTCCAGCCCGTTTCTGTTGGCGGCGACCTTACATCACCACTTCGAGGCGGTTAGCGACAAGTATCCGGCCACCGCGGCACGACTTCGCAGAAGCTTCTACGTGGACGACCTCGTCATTGGATGCGAAAGCGTGAGCGAAGCCGTCAATCTGTACTCCGAAATCAGGAAGGTCCTCCGAGACGCCGGAATGGAGATTCGGAAGTGGGCCTCAAATTCGTCCAATCTCCAGCACATATTCCTCAAGGACGGCACAGCTTATGATGACGTCGGCTGCACGGATCCGGTGCTTCGCGTCCTCGGAGTGTCATGGGACAGGCGCTCTGACACAATATCCGCGCGAACGGACACTGTGCACCATTTCGCCACGATTAGCCAGCCCACCAAGCGTACGGTACTGCAGGCGTTTTCTCGTCTCTATGACCCTTTCGGCTTACTCTTGCCCTTCACAGTGACTGCACGCCTACTCTTTCAAATGCTATGGGGCAGTGCAAATGCAGTGGGCTATAGTTCACGAGAATAAATCAGTTTTCGAAACGGCAGCAAGACGAGCGGTCGCGTCCTCACTGCAATAATGTGCTCTATACGTACCCTCCTTGGACAGCAACCTTCTATCTGTTAAGAAGTTAACGGAGCCCGGCAACGTGGTGCCGTTTAGCGGAGAAGAGCGCACCGTCACAAAGGGCAAGGTTGTCCTTGCGACAGGGAAGATTGACAGTGACCTGTACCGTCTCTCGACAGCTGGAAAAGAGATGGCGAACCTCACGCAAGAGTCGGACCACCGGAATTGTATCCATGTGTGGCATCAAGGATTGGGGCACCGAGATGCTGATGCGGTGAAGCGTTTGCATACGGATAGTCTGGCGGATGGAATCAATGTCGAAGCCTGCGATCATGTTCTCAAATGCACTAGTTGCATAAAAGGCAAAATGAAAAGAGCATCATTTCCAAAAGCGAGCTCTTCTCGAGCGCAAGCAGTTCTGGACTTAGTGCACACTGACGTCTGCGGGCCTATGAGGGTTCTTACACCAAGTCGGAACCAGTACTTTCTTACACTCATCGACGACTTCTCCAGATACACCGTTCTCTACCTCCTGAAGTCGAAGGACGAAGTTACCTCGAAGCTTGAAGAGTACCTGGCGTTCGTGAAGAACAAATTTTGAACTTACCCGAAGGTCCTACGTACGGACAACGAAACCGAATATACTGGCGGAAGAACACGGCAGGTTCTGCGTTGCCGTGGCGTAAAGTTACAGACCACTGTCCCGTATAGTCCATAGCAGAACGGCGTAGCTGAACGAAAGAACAGGACTTTGTGCGAGAGCGCACGAAGTATGCTCTTTGGGGCGGACTTGCCAGAGACGTATGGGGTGAAGCCGTCCTGTCCGCTTGTTACCTTCAGAACCGTCTTCCGACAAGACCCCGTATCTAGAGCACCTGCGAATGTTTGGAAGTCGAGCATTTGTGCATGTCCCAAAAGAGAAGCGCGGGAAGTGGGATTGTCGTGCTGTCGAGGGCACTCTACTTGGGTATGGGCGAGCTCAGAAGGGATACAGGATCTTGCTCAAGGGCTCTCACAAGGTAACAGTGACTCGAAATGTGGTCATTGACGAGAGCCCAGTCATGGAGAAGTTCTGTTCCGAGTCGTTACTGAGCAGGCCAGCGCGTCCTCGCCCCGCGGAATACCAAGGTGACCGCACCAAGTATGGCCCGAATACGTCTCGGAGCGGAAGTGTTTCTCGAGAAAGTGAGATTGAAGTGGAGTTATGCTCAAGCTCACCTGCGACGCAAGGCGGAGCACACGATGTCTCTCCCACGGGGGATGAGACTGCCACAGAAGCGCCTGGACCTCGACGGTCAGCAAGGAGCAACAAAGGCGTCCCTCCAAGTCGCCTCACATCTGTTGCTCAAGCAACAGTACCTGCAGACCCGGCGAGCTGGAGGGAGGTGCAGATGTTGCCTCCTGCTGAAAGGACCAAGTGGATTGACGCCGCTCATGAGGAAATCGCGTCACTCCATCAGCTGAACACATGGGTCCTTGTGGAGTTACCCCCAGGAAAACAACCTTTCGGCTGCAAATGGATTTTCAAGACTAAGCGGGATAAGGACGGTAACGTTGAGAGGTACAAGGCGAGCCTTGTTGCCCAAGGGTACTCGCAGAAGTATGGGGAGGATTATGACGCTACATTTGCCCCCGTTGCGAAGCTAACTACTCTGCGAGTACTCCTTACAATATCTGCGGCACAGAAACTAAAGGTACGCCATTTTGACGTGAAGACAGCCTTCCTGAACGGTGACATTGACGAAGATATATATATGAAACAGACAGAAGGATTTGTTACCAAAGGGGAAGAACACCTTGTTTGCAAACTGCAGAAGTCTCTCTATGGGCTCAAGCAAGCCGCGAGATCATGGAACGTAAAGGCAAATGACGTGTTCCTGCAGGAAGGGTTCAGCCGCAGTGAAGCAGACCCCTGTTTATACTCGAGAACAATAGGTGGCGGCCGCATGTATGTTCTACTGTACGTAGATGACATGTTGTTCTGTCACGAAGACGACCTAGTCATTACCAACGTTTGCAGAAGCTTGAATCGGCATTTCGAGCTGAAGGACCTCGGTTACGTCAGCCGCTACCTTGGCATTGAGGTCGAAAGACCGCAAGATAATTGTTTCTTTATTCACCAGAGAAGCAAGATCGACGCTTTGGTAGAAAAGTACAATCTGGTCCACGCTAAGACAAGGCACACTCCAATGGACGTGGAGTATCTCAAGCTAACTGGGGATGAGGACTTGCTCTCCAGCAATGAACAATATCGGCAGGCTGTAAGAGAGCTTCTGTACCTTAGCACGACCACCCGTCCGGATATTTCATGCGCAATTGCGGTCCTGTGCCGCCGCGTCAGCGAGACTGGGATGCCGTCAAGAAGTTGCTGCGGTACCTCAATCACACTCGAGACCTCAAGCTGAAGCTTACAGCAGACCAAGGCTTGCAGCTTGTGTGCTACGTAGACGCGGATTGGGCTGGAGACTTGTCGGATCGTAAATCGACTAGTGGATACCTCATACAATTCGGAGGCAGCCCCATCTCCTGGTCAACGAGGAAGCAGCTTTCCGTTGCTCTGTCTTCTACTGAAGCAGAGTACCTCGCGGCAGCGTACGCTTCACAAGAAGTCCTTTGGGTACAACACCTTTTGCCAAGTTTTGGTCACCGTCTGGCTGAGCCCACTCGCATGCTTGAAGACAATCAAGGCTGCATCAAGCTTGCGCTTGGAGAAGGTCTGAGCGCGAGAACGAAACACATCGACGttcgccaccaccacctcagAGAGTTGGTGCAACGCGGACACGTCGAGTTCGAATATTGTCAAACGGGCGAGATGGTTGCCGACGCATTGACGTAGCCTCTTCCACAACAGCACTACGAGACCATCAGAGAGCGCATGGACCTTATTAAGCCCTAGTTGTCGAGGGGGGGGGTAGCAGAGGGCGTTATATCTGTTAGAAGAGAGCGACAACTACTGCGAGCGGGCGTGTACTTTGTCGCGTGCCTCAGTTCTCAGCTAATTTTGCGCTGCCCACCCGCACAGTAAACCTGTCTTGCTCGCTGGCATTGCCTGGTCTTTGCGTTCCTTCCTACAGGGTCCTTATGGAGAGACACCAGAAGGGCCTTGTGGTTGGTGAAGTGGCACGCCATATACAGCTCCTCGTCCACCAGAGGCGTCGTTCGGTAGATGTGGTCGACACACGTTCCTCGGTCAGTGGAGACGGAACCTTTGGGGACGGCAGAACGGACAAAGCACAAAGAACGCATATCTAAGGCGAACTGGAAGTCTTGCACATCGTCTTGGTTGAAGTCTCCCATCATGACGACCCACTCCTGAGTAAGCATAACGCAGTCCATCATGTCGTTTAGAGCGGCTGCCGCTTGCTTGTGTGTAATCCCTGGCTGCAGGTACACAGCAAAGACGTTGAGATCTGTGGGAAGGCGTACGGCACAGGACTCTGCGTATTCGTGAACGGTGCTGCGAATCTCTCGAGTTACGCTgatttttaggaaaaaaatcttcctgggaacagcaccgcaaaggatgcTGCCTGGACGACCGTGTTATTCGCCGCGCGTTCAAGCACACGGCCCACCTGGGGGCGAACCGCGTTATCGCTTCTCCAAAATAGGAAGTaccggctcccctttgcctccctccaccgcctACGTAGATCCTTAGCGTACATGGCAACTCCGGCCTTTCGGTTTCCAGGGCGTTTGCCTCCAGCGATGTAGGAGAAGCCTTTGATTTGGATGGGCACATCAGGATCCATCTGAGACGCAGAGGAGGGAGGCGTTTCGAAGGCAAGGGTCCTTAGCTACGTCAGCCCAGTGCGTCTTAAGGGAGAGTATGTTCACTGCGGCTACCACGAACGAGTCTTGTCGTGACATGATTCGGTTTGCTTCTGCCGTGACCGTGTCGAGCTTGTGCGAC includes these proteins:
- the LOC135384823 gene encoding uncharacterized protein LOC135384823; translation: MATSAQGIVTYLQTAVAEASGPAGTLWVRVLLDNGSQRTFVTEDLTRRLGCEAQGSEDLAIFSFGSTRRSARHTCAKVSLSLSGLHESQDLDALTVPDICSSLNPAVGGTVAALLQDHGLEPAPTSCPSDSVDNVDILVGADYYWRFVSGKIVRLSEDLTAVDTLFGWTVQGPANISSLVWVSSVVSLLCCAETGAVLDPTEMWRLDALGITAPASKDTGEADRILFEEDIKFQENRYQVPLMIKEPGLPLEANNKITAERRLNAQLRRFRTAPDVLQQYDQTMREYFTEGHAEPVRDPDPPRNLYYLPHHAVIRKDAVTTRIRIVFDASSHIPGQPSLNDVLSKGANINSDLLHLLLTFRSYPIILTADIRKAYLQIQINSRVAHD